The sequence below is a genomic window from Deltaproteobacteria bacterium.
GGGGGCGGCTCGCAGGGCTTGGCCACGGGTGGATGGACCAGAAGGATCATGAATATGGGCTCCATAGGATGATCAAAACCGGGATACAGAAAAGGACGCAGAGCGTCCCGCACGTGCGTTCCCACGCACAGTATGGGAATCCCTCAGTTCCTCAATCCCCATATTCCTCAATCCCTGCATCCCTCAATACTTTCTCTTTCGGATAATCGTGAAAACGAGCCACAGGCCGAGCACACCGGAAATCAGATATCCGATGACGCCCAAGGCGGGAAATCCGAATAAGAGGGGACCGATCCCGGTGGTGATGATCATTGAAGAACCGATAATCATGGCGGCGATGATGATGCCGAAAGTCAAACGGTTGGTGATGTTGTCGAGGGTATTCCTGAGACCGCCAAGGTTTTCGTGCCTGAACCCCAGTGTCAATTCTCCTTGGTCGGCCTTGTTCAGAATACTCTCCAGGCGGTTCGGCAGTTCTCTCTGGATGCTCAGGAACTGAGAAAACGTGAAGCGCAGGCTGCGCCAGAGCGATTCGGGCTTGAACCGTTCCATGGCCAGATGGGAGATATATTCCTTTGCCTCCATGACCACGTTGAGATCCGGATAGATATGCCGGGCCGTGCCTTCCGCCGTAACCAGCGCCTTCATCATAATGACCAGGTCCGGGGGCAGCCACAACCGGTAGGTCCGCAGCAGATCGGTGATCTCCATCAACAGCCGGCCGATGTTCATGTCCTTGATAGGGACGGCATAATGGGAGTCCAGAATATCGAGAAGTTCCCGCTCCAAGGCCCTTTGATCGATGGACGCCTCGGCACGGCCGGTGCGCAACAGGGCGTGCACCATGGCCTCGCCATCCTTGTCGAGGACGGATTTCAGCAGATAAATAAGTCCGTGACGGTCTCTCTCCGAGAGGCGGCCCGTCATGCCCCAGTCAACCAGACAGATCCGTTCATCCTCGGTAATCAACACATTCCCCGGATGGGGATCAGCATGAAAAAAACCGTCTTCCAGGATCTGACGGATGGCGGCCCTCAATCCCTGTTTGGCCAGAGGCTCGGGGTCCTCGAGGATATCGGGCGTAATATTTTTCAGCTTCGTCCCCTGGATATACTCCATGACCAGAACACGTTCGGTGCAGTATTCCCCATAGACTTCCGGGATATAAATTTCCGATTCATCCCCTGCATAGGTACGCGCAATCTTCATATTGCGTGCTTCTCTCCTGAAGTCGAGCTCACGGAGAAGATTCCTCTTGATGAGGCGGACGACATTCGGAAGGTCAAAACTTTTCAGCTCATCCACACGTTCATTAAGACGACCTGCCACAATCGCCAGGATGTCCAGGTCCGTGTTCATCTTCGAACGAATGCCCGGTCGCTGAATCTTGATGGCTGCGATGCGGCCGTCTTTTTTCAAGACCCCCCGGTGCACCTGGGAGATGGAGGCGGCGGCCAGAGGCGTTGCATCAAAGACGGCAAAGGTCTCCAGGAGGGGTTCACCGGTGCTTTTTTCAACCACCTCCTTGATCTGAGAAAGTTCCACGGGTGCGACGTCGTCCTGGAGTCTGCTCAGTTCATCGATCAACCGGGGCGGCAACAGGTCCGGTCTGAGGCTCATGATCTGGCCGAATTTGACGAAGGTGGGCCCGAGTTCCTCCAGGGCATGGCGGATCCTCTCGAAGGTCCCCATTTCCTGATCCGTTCTGCTGATCCTTCTGATCAGCTTAATGCCCGGCATGTCGAGTCGCTCAATCAGGTCCTCAAACCCATATTTTATGAGGATCACGGCAATCTCTTTGAAGCGCCCGAGATTGGTCAATGTCTTCACATCCATGCTACACGTTCCTCACCTTTCTTCTCTGAACACCCGCAGCATTATACGCACCACTTCAGACCTTCCCCCCGGAGGATGCGCCGGGAGGTTCTTCCTCCGATGGAATGATGCCCAGGGCACGGGCCCGTTTGGTCCATTGCCGGCGGGCCAATGCCTGCATATCCGGCTCCACATCGCTCTCGTCCACCACCTCGATCCCCAGCAGCGTCTCCATCACATCCTCCATGGTGACGATCCCTTCAATCCCGCCGTATTCATCCACCACCATGGCGACATATTCGCCCTCACTTAGAAACTGTTCAAAAATCAGGATCAGAGGCATGGTCTCCGGCACCATTTTAATGTTCCTGCCGAGGGAGGCCAGGGGGGTATGGGGGCGGTCCTTGGACACCTCCAGGATAACATCATTGGTCAGGACAAAAGAATGGATGTTTTCCGGATCTCCATCATAGATCGGAATGCGGGAAAACCGGATCTTGGGGTATTGGGTGATGACCTCTCCCACCGTCATCCCCGACGGCAGGATAAACAGCACGGGCCGCGGGGTCATAACATCCCTCACTTTCAACGTGCCCACCAGCAGGAGATTTTTCAGAATGCGGGACTCCTGCCTGCTGAAAAGGCCCAACTTTCTCGCCAGGTCGGTCATGGCGTGAAGTTCTTCACGGCTCACCACAGGGCCCCGCTTTCCTGAGGACAGCCAACCGGCGATTTTCTTCGACAGGAGCACCAGCGGGTACACAGACCAGATCAGGAATGGGAGGGTTCGAACAGCAAGGGGCGCCAACTGCTTCCAGTAAAGGGCACCCAGCGTCTTGGGGATAATCTCGGAAAGGATCAGGATCAGAAAGGTGAGGATGGCGGATGACAGGGCCACATATCCGCTGCCGAATACCAGCAAAGACTGTGCCCCCACCCCGGCCGCCCCTACGGTGTGGGCAATCGTATTCAGACTCAGTATCCCGGCAAGAGGGCGATCGATATTTAATTTAAGCTGACGCAGCTTAGAACCGATGGCAGGAGATCTCTGTTCCAGGGCCTCAACATAGCTCGGGGTGACAGAAAGGATCACCGCCTCCAGGATGGAACAGAAGAAGGAGATCCCCAGCGCAAGAAAGAGATAAAATAAAAGCCAGAACATTGCAGGTCGCCTTTCTCATGGAGGATTCTTTATTCAATTCAGAATCCCTGAATTCCTCAATTCGGGCTTTCTTGCTTTTCGTGACGCGTTACAGGTTCGGGTTGCGGGTCTTTGGCTGACCCCCTCCCCCTCTTATCCTCTTGCCTTCTTCCGGCTGCACCTTACGGCATGTGAGAGATTGACCTCTTAAAATGAGCGTCGTGAGGGCCTAATCATCCGGCCGGTAAGTCTCAGGATCAAAATAGGTCAGGACCTCGCCCACGGTAAAGAGAGACCCGCACACCACGATCAGATCCTGGGGACCTGCCATTTCCCTGGCCCGGGACAACGCATCGGTCAGCAGGGGGACTGTTTCTCCGGGTCTTTCCAGAGGGGCGGCCGCTGCCATCAAAACCTCGGGATCTGCGGCCCGGTAATAGAGGGGCCTCGTGCAGATCAGATAATCGGCCAGGGGGGCAACGATCCGCATCATCTCGTTGATGGCCTTGTCCGCCATTATCCCGATCACCAGGATCAGCCGCCGGTATTCGAACCCGGCCTTTATGGAACGGGCCAGCATCCGCAATGCCCCGGGGTTGTGGGCCCCGTCCAGTAGAATGGTCGGGTTCGTCCCCACAATCTGCATACGCCCTGTCCACACCGTGTTTTGCAGCCCCTCCCGGATATCCTCCTCTGAAATACGGATCCCTTTTTCGGTCAATCTTTCGATGATTCCCAATGCGAGGGCTGCATTTCGGGCCTGCATCATGCCCTGCAACCCCAGATGGAGTCCCTTCATCTTGATTCCCGGTCCCCTGTAATGAAGGCCGGATGCGGTGGCGCGATAAAGAATATCCTTTCCCACACGCCACAGGGGAGCGTCCCGTTCCGTCGCAATGGACTCAAGGGTCTTTATGACAACCGGCTGTGCCGCGGCAGTGACCACATCCACCTTGCTTTTGATAATCCCCCCCTTTTCCCTGGCGATATCCGTAAGGCGGCTCCCCAGGAAATCCTGGTGCTCCGGGGAGATGTTGGTAATCCCGCAAACCATCGGTGTGATCACGTTGGTGGCGTCGAGACGCCCTCCCATGCCCACCTCCATTATCGCCAGATCGGTCTGTTCACGGGCAAAATAGATGAGTGCCATGGCCGTGGTGGCCTCAAAAAAGGTTGGCGGGGCCTCGGGCGAGAATATCTTGCGCAGATCATTGATCAGTCCTGCCGCAGTATCCTGATCGATTTCCTCTCCATTTATACTGAATCGTTCGGTGAACCGCACCAGATGGGGGGACGAATAGAATCCCACCCTCAGACCCGCGGCTTTCAGGATGCTGCCGATGAATGCAGCCACCGAGCCCTTTCCATTGGTCCCTCCGATATGCACATATCTCCGGCCTTTATGGGGGTTTCCAAATGCCTTCAGAAGGTTTTCGGTCTTGGAAAGCCCGAACTTGATGCCGTATTTCTGAAGACTGTAAAGGGAGTCGACGGCCTCTTTGTAGGGTGTATTTTGGGTTTTCATGGTCCCGCTTGTCATTTGTTGATCAATTCCTTAATCCTCCCCTCAGAGCTTCTCCAGGGTGGTGTATTCCAGGTGAAGGAGTTTGCGGCCGGCGTTTTTGAAAAACACCTCGATCTTATTGCCG
It includes:
- a CDS encoding bifunctional folylpolyglutamate synthase/dihydrofolate synthase — translated: MKTQNTPYKEAVDSLYSLQKYGIKFGLSKTENLLKAFGNPHKGRRYVHIGGTNGKGSVAAFIGSILKAAGLRVGFYSSPHLVRFTERFSINGEEIDQDTAAGLINDLRKIFSPEAPPTFFEATTAMALIYFAREQTDLAIMEVGMGGRLDATNVITPMVCGITNISPEHQDFLGSRLTDIAREKGGIIKSKVDVVTAAAQPVVIKTLESIATERDAPLWRVGKDILYRATASGLHYRGPGIKMKGLHLGLQGMMQARNAALALGIIERLTEKGIRISEEDIREGLQNTVWTGRMQIVGTNPTILLDGAHNPGALRMLARSIKAGFEYRRLILVIGIMADKAINEMMRIVAPLADYLICTRPLYYRAADPEVLMAAAAPLERPGETVPLLTDALSRAREMAGPQDLIVVCGSLFTVGEVLTYFDPETYRPDD
- a CDS encoding hemolysin family protein, encoding MFWLLFYLFLALGISFFCSILEAVILSVTPSYVEALEQRSPAIGSKLRQLKLNIDRPLAGILSLNTIAHTVGAAGVGAQSLLVFGSGYVALSSAILTFLILILSEIIPKTLGALYWKQLAPLAVRTLPFLIWSVYPLVLLSKKIAGWLSSGKRGPVVSREELHAMTDLARKLGLFSRQESRILKNLLLVGTLKVRDVMTPRPVLFILPSGMTVGEVITQYPKIRFSRIPIYDGDPENIHSFVLTNDVILEVSKDRPHTPLASLGRNIKMVPETMPLILIFEQFLSEGEYVAMVVDEYGGIEGIVTMEDVMETLLGIEVVDESDVEPDMQALARRQWTKRARALGIIPSEEEPPGASSGGKV
- a CDS encoding phosphotransferase codes for the protein MDVKTLTNLGRFKEIAVILIKYGFEDLIERLDMPGIKLIRRISRTDQEMGTFERIRHALEELGPTFVKFGQIMSLRPDLLPPRLIDELSRLQDDVAPVELSQIKEVVEKSTGEPLLETFAVFDATPLAAASISQVHRGVLKKDGRIAAIKIQRPGIRSKMNTDLDILAIVAGRLNERVDELKSFDLPNVVRLIKRNLLRELDFRREARNMKIARTYAGDESEIYIPEVYGEYCTERVLVMEYIQGTKLKNITPDILEDPEPLAKQGLRAAIRQILEDGFFHADPHPGNVLITEDERICLVDWGMTGRLSERDRHGLIYLLKSVLDKDGEAMVHALLRTGRAEASIDQRALERELLDILDSHYAVPIKDMNIGRLLMEITDLLRTYRLWLPPDLVIMMKALVTAEGTARHIYPDLNVVMEAKEYISHLAMERFKPESLWRSLRFTFSQFLSIQRELPNRLESILNKADQGELTLGFRHENLGGLRNTLDNITNRLTFGIIIAAMIIGSSMIITTGIGPLLFGFPALGVIGYLISGVLGLWLVFTIIRKRKY